The Pyrus communis chromosome 9, drPyrComm1.1, whole genome shotgun sequence genome has a segment encoding these proteins:
- the LOC137746232 gene encoding (-)-germacrene D synthase-like has product MSSVEVPLSQSSNPNDTFDVHQPKPSATFSPSIWGDHFLSYASLEVDAELEQHVQELKEEVRRMLTTSPENVSQKLNLIDDIQHLGVSYHFGNEIEEILQKIHKSSYDLDDLYTAALLFRLLRQQGYNVSCDLFNKFKDGDGNFKESLVDDVVGLLGLYEATHLRIHGEEILDEALTFTTTNLESVTFRLSPPLAKAVTHALNQPLRKGLPRVEARYHLSVYQELRESPNETLLTFAKLDFNRLQRVHQKELSEITR; this is encoded by the exons ATGTCTTCTGTGGAAGTTCCACTATCTCAATCTTCAAACCCAAATGACACTTTTGATGTTCATCAGCCTAAGCCTTCAGCCACTTTTTCTCCCAGCATTTGGGGTGACCATTTTCTGTCCTACGCTTCTTTG GAAGTGGATGCTGAACTTGAACAACATGTACAAGAACTGAAGGAAGAAGTGAGAAGGATGCTAACGACATCACCAGAAAATGTTTCCCAAAAGTTGAACTTGATCGATGACATTCAGCACTTAGGTGTGTCCTACCATTTTGGAaatgaaattgaagaaattttacAGAAAATTCACAAGAGCTCTTATGATTTGGATGACCTGTACACAGCTGCTCTTCTTTTTCGATTGCTTAGACAACAAGGTTATAacgtttcatgtg ACTTATTCAACAAGTTCAAGGACGGTGATGGAAATTTCAAGGAATCACTCGTTGATGATGTTGTAGGACTACTAGGCTTGTATGAAGCCACACACCTTAGGATACATGGAGAGGAGATACTAGATGAGGCTCTAACCTTCACCACGACTAATCTCGAGTCGGTGACATTCCGTTTAAGCCCCCCACTTGCAAAAGCAGTAACCCATGCCTTAAATCAGCCGCTCCGAAAGGGTTTACCAAGGGTTGAAGCAAGGTATCACTTGTCAGTCTACCAGGAACTAAGAGAATCACCGAATGAAACTCTCCTAACGTTCGCCAAGTTGGATTTCAACCGACTGCAACGAGTCCATCAGAAAGAACTAAGCGAAATCACCAGGTAA